A window of Komagataella phaffii GS115 chromosome 1, complete sequence contains these coding sequences:
- a CDS encoding mitochondrial 54S ribosomal protein YmL44: protein MITKYFTKVSVKFNPFGPEAKGARLFLAALPSSLKKSCTINYEVLNSQSNKKPIIEVTYKDKKTLDVNPTSLNFNELSNLFDRHSRKLQLEESIQG, encoded by the coding sequence ATGATTACCAAGTACTTTACCAAAGTATCGGTCAAATTCAACCCTTTTGGTCCAGAAGCTAAAGGCGCAAGACTTTTTCTTGCAGCTTTGCCCAGTtccttgaagaaatcatgCACAATAAACTACGAAGTCTTGAACAGCCAGTCAAACAAAAAACCTATCATTGAGGTGACCTACAAAGACAAAAAGACGTTAGATGTCAACCCAACATCGTTGAACTTCAACGAGCTTAGCAACCTGTTTGATCGCCATTCCAGAAAACTTCAGTTGGAAGAATCCATCCAGGGTTAG
- a CDS encoding Member of the protein disulfide isomerase (PDI) family codes for MKLLSLALLVSLVSADTFYTPKDDVIQLNAYNFKDVVFNSNYSSVVEFYAPWCGHCQNLKNPFKKAAAVSKDYLQVAAIDCDAAENKKLCSDYRIQGFPTIMVFRPPKFDPTSSTNRRSGAHANEVYSGARDTKSIVEFGVSRIKNYVKRVSPNNINQTLGNSEKTQLLLVTDKAKPSALIKSIALDFLNDIESFYYPFNDKTKKALTTRLEEYQQSFSGESITSPSILVLHENEIHIFDGKLDKLSISKFLAEFSTPLEGPLSKRGKFLEHIRRGIKPGRKAKKGKKGKQTKNHDEL; via the coding sequence ATGAAGTTACTATCCTTGGCACTTCTGGTGTCTTTGGTGTCTGCGGATACTTTCTACACTCCAAAGGATGATGTAATCCAGTTGAATGCTTATAATTTCAAGGATGTCGTTTTCAACTCAAACTACTCTTCGGTTGTGGAATTTTATGCTCCTTGGTGTGGCCATTGtcagaacttgaaaaatcccTTCAAGAAGGCAGCAGCCGTTTCCAAAGACTACCTTCAGGTGGCCGCAATTGACTGCGATGCTGCCGAAAACAAGAAGCTTTGCTCTGATTACCGTATTCAAGGATTTCCTACGATCATGGTTTTCAGACCCCCCAAGTTTGATCCCACATCAAGCACCAATAGAAGATCTGGTGCTCATGCTAATGAGGTATACAGTGGTGCTAGAGATACTAAGtcaattgttgagtttgGAGTGTCTCGTATAAAGAACTACGTCAAGCGAGTGTCACCCAATAATATTAACCAAACCCTGGGAAATTCTGAGAAGACCCAGCTTCTACTTGTGACAGATAAGGCCAAACCTAGTGCTCTGATAAAGTCAATTGCCTTAGACTTTTTGAATGACATAGAGTCTTTTTACTATCCTTTCAACGACAAAACGAAGAAAGCATTGACTACACGATTAGAGGAGTATCAACAATCGTTTTCTGGAGAGAGCATAACTTCGCCTTCGATTTTGGTGCTAcatgaaaatgaaatccACATTTTTGATGGGAAACTGGATAAGCTGAGCATTAGCAAGTTTTTAGCCGAGTTTTCAACTCCCCTGGAAGGACCTCTCAGTAAGAGAGGTAAGTTTCTAGAGCACATTCGCAGGGGAATTAAACCCGGAAGAAAAGCGAAGAAGGGCAAGAAGGGCAAGCAAACCAAAAATCACGACGAATTATAG
- a CDS encoding Transcriptional activator of genes regulated by nitrogen catabolite repression (NCR) encodes MEGNRRNNTGSLKDLEDSPSIWGVYSSAKKLLDLYPRVENRTLRNESKKTQMTKQDSLSGKLHFSELQLDDSADLTEIISSAPGLYYSPDSLENNSGAPSSYSDSKVKSELRKPKPSMMVTPSSMNDSPLHDSNNLDLNSMWKFDSNDDGEEDGMGGDFSDIIQDKSLQEFLSDGASHKLQLAKPTSETTSITTTVTVQKDMSDSSSPKADNDESITRTQCSNCKTEKTPLWRRDGSGNTLCNACGLFQKLHGTVRPLSLKTDVIRKRNSKRQQHQSSLTHGLCKMQQQQQQVQFQPQQHEHIQPSHSTQTQKQIQQQQQQPYPYPYNNSLPTTAVSFSPYGGSQDSYYLMRGNSLNSNAQKHKNVPILPKPSRGPSNKNIPVPMMPQQQDSPYTSFSPHSAGFKRRKSQISLSGNNPGVSIPASPSSVSSFTSQQPVAVASYFTNAASPINSDLGIISPSNDYGHGFSNSISSSLHQEFQMKRGIPSSPILKNSFQQRFPETARRPSSLSLQTQHVVTGFDVKQEGFPEDKTCGPRRNSKDPGTAGPTPNNRNIAEDLDWLKFGI; translated from the coding sequence ATGGAAGgaaacagaagaaataATACAGGATCTTTGAAGGATCTTGAAGATTCGCCGTCCATATGGGGGGTATATTCTTCGGCTAAAAAGCTACTAGATTTATACCCCCGAGTTGAAAACAGAACATTAAGAAAtgaatccaagaaaacCCAGATGACAAAACAAGACAGCCTTTCTGGCAAACTACATTTTTCCGAATTGCAACTAGATGACTCTGCTGATTTGACGGAGATTATTTCAAGTGCTCCTGGCCTGTATTATTCTCCAGATTCGTTGGAAAATAATTCTGGGGCTCCGTCTAGTTACTCAGATTCCAAGGTTAAATCCGAACTTCGAAAACCAAAACCTTCAATGATGGTTACGCCCTCATCTATGAATGATAGTCCCTTGCATGACTCCAACAATTTGGATCTAAACTCGATGTGGAAGTTCGATAGCAATGATGATGGTGAGGAAGATGGTATGGGAGGAGATTTTAGTGATATTATCCAAGACAAGTCTTTGCAAGAATTCTTGAGTGACGGAGCTTCTCATAAACTACAGTTAGCGAAACCTACTTCCGAGACTACTAGTATCACAACAACAGTGACTGTTCAGAAAGATATGAGTGACTCATCATCCCCCAAAGCTGACAATGACGAAAGTATAACAAGAACTCAATGCTCAAATTGTAAGACTGAAAAGACTCctctttggagaagagATGGAAGTGGCAATACGTTGTGCAATGCTTGTGgtcttttccaaaaacttcatGGTACTGTGAGGCcattgtctttgaaaacgGACGTCATTAGGAAACGAAATTCCAAGAGacaacaacatcaatcttctttAACACACGGGCTCTGCAAGAtgcaacagcaacaacaacaagtTCAATTCCAGCCACAACAACATGAACATATTCAACCTTCTCATAGCactcaaactcaaaagcaaatacaacaacaacagcaacagccTTATCCTTACCCCTATAATAATTCTCTTCCAACAACAGCCGTATCATTTTCTCCCTACGGAGGTTCACAAGATTCCTATTATCTAATGAGAGGCAACAGTCTCAACAGCAACGCTCAAAAGCATAAGAATGTTCCCATTTTGCCCAAGCCTTCCAGGGGTCCCAGCAATAAAAACATTCCCGTTCCCATGATGCCACAACAACAAGACTCTCCCTATACTTCGTTCTCCCCGCATTCAGCAGGATTCAAGCGCAGAAAGTCACAAATCAGTCTTTCAGGTAATAATCCTGGAGTATCTATACCGGCATCACCTTCCTCTGTTTCCAGTTTTACTTCACAGCAACCAGTGGCTGTTGCTTCGTATTTTACGAACGCTGCCTCGCCAATTAACTCAGACCTAGGTATTATATCTCCCAGCAACGACTATGGGCATGGGTTCTCCAACTCCATCTCCAGCTCTTTGCACCAAGAATTCCAAATGAAGCGCGGTATACCATCTTCCCCTATTCTGAAAAACTCGTTTCAGCAGAGATTTCCAGAGACTGCCAGACGTCCTTCCAGTCTTAGTCTTCAAACTCAGCACGTTGTTACTGGTTTTGATGTCAAACAGGAGGGCTTCCCAGAGGACAAAACATGCGGTCCCAGACGAAATTCCAAAGACCCTGGCACTGCAGGTCCAACCCCGAACAATAGAAACATTGCGGAAGATCTAGACTGGCTTAAGTTTGGTATATAA
- a CDS encoding putative di-and tri-peptidase produces MNFTRLLSTINYKKIPPSIFRSYSTMSIEKKLQSVFSKVDELKPVFIERLANAVAIPSVSGDESLRKEVFKMSEFLVKELESLGAYDIQVKPLGKQPPPVTDENLELPPIVLARVGKDETKKTIMIYGHYDVQPALKDDGWDTYPFKLVEVNDKLYGRGSTDDKGPVIAWLNVLQAHKELSLELPVNIIFCFEGMEESGSLGLEELVGREADKYFKGVDTCCISDNYWLGTKKPVLTYGLRGCNYYQIIVSGPGADLHSGIFGGVIHEPMTDLIRVMSQLVDVKGKILIPGIDEMVAPVTETEEKLYDDIEFDVNELNAASGSNTAIYQSKNDILMHRWRYPSLSLHGIEGAFSGGGAKTVIPAKVIGKFSIRTVPDIDSKKMDQYVFDYVNAKFKELGTPNSYKVELIHDGAYWKSDPFNDSFTAAKKATKVVWGVEPDLTREGGSIPITLTFEQQLKTNVLLLPLGKGDDGAHSINEKIDVKNYIEGAKTMAAYLHYYGEI; encoded by the coding sequence ATGAACTTTACGAGGCTTCTCTCCACAATCAACTACAAGAAAATACCTCCTTCCATATTTAGATCATACTCTACCATgtcaattgaaaagaaacttcaatCTGTGTTCTCCAAAGTGGACGAATTAAAACCAGTTTTCATCGAGAGATTGGCCAATGCTGTGGCTATCCCATCCGTCTCTGGTGATGAATCACTGAGAAAAGAGGTTTTTAAGATGTCAGAATTTCTTGTTAAGGAATTGGAATCTCTAGGAGCCTATGACATTCAGGTCAAACCCCTTGGGAAACAGCCTCCTCCTGTAACTGATGAGAATCTGGAATTGCCACCCATCGTCCTGGCCAGGGTTGGTAAGGATGAAACCAAGAAGACGATCATGATCTACGGACATTATGACGTTCAACCTGCTCTTAAAGACGATGGTTGGGATACTTACCCCTTCAAATTAGTTGAAGTTAACGACAAATTGTATGGAAGAGGATCTACTGACGATAAAGGACCTGTTATCGCTTGGTTGAACGTACTGCAAGCGCACAAAGAACTTTCATTGGAATTGCCTGTCAACATTATATTCTGTTTTGAAGGTATGGAGGAGAGTGGCTCGCTAGGTTTAGAGGAACTTGTTGGTAGGGAAGCTGATAAATACTTCAAAGGTGTTGACACATGCTGTATCTCTGACAATTACTGGTTGGGTACCAAGAAACCCGTGTTGACTTATGGTTTGAGAGGATGCAACTATTACCAGATTATTGTTTCGGGACCCGGTGCGGATCTACATTCTGGGATCTTTGGTGGTGTGATTCACGAGCCTATGACGGATTTGATTAGGGTCATGTCGCAATTAGTAGATGTCAAAGGAAAAATCTTAATTCCAGgaattgatgaaatggtTGCTCCTGTAACTGAAACTGAGGAGAAACTGTACGATGATATAGAATTTGACGTAAATGAGTTGAATGCTGCTTCCGGATCTAATACCGCTATCTACCAAAGTAAGAACGACATTCTTATGCATAGATGGAGATATCCATCTTTGTCCTTACATGGAATAGAAGGGGCATTTTCCGGTGGAGGGGCCAAGACTGTCATCCCTGCTAAGGTCAttggaaagttttccaTTAGAACAGTTCCAGATATCGACAGTAAGAAGATGGATCAGTATGTCTTTGATTATGTCAATGCCAAGTTTAAAGAATTGGGGACTCCAAATTCTTACAAAGTTGAGTTAATTCACGATGGTGCTTATTGGAAAAGTGATCCATTCAACGACTCTTTCACCGCTGCTAAGAAGGCCACCAAGGTCGTATGGGGAGTTGAGCCTGATCTGACTAGAGAGGGAggttcaattccaatcACTTTAACCTTTGAACAACAGCTCAAGACCAATGTATTGCTATTGCCTTTGGGTAAAGGTGATGATGGAGCTCATTCTATCAATGAGAAGATTGATGTAAAGAACTACATTGAAGGTGCCAAAACTATGGCAGCTTATCTACACTACTATGGTGAGATATAA
- a CDS encoding Pyrimidine nucleotidase — translation MSLSLPELQDPHLESNFIEDVISEQEVLDRSSSQVNIPLESSLPNVHLTYGVGPVPLDDGKVFFFDIDNCLYKRSSKIHDLMQIYIHRYFKDTLQINDKEAWDLHHKYYQQYGLSMEGLVRHNNIDAMEYNSKVDDSLPLEKILRPNRRLREMILRLKKSGKVDRLWLFTNAYKNHALRVIYLLGLGDLFDGLTYCEYDKIPILCKPMKPIFDKALLAAGCKSTKNAYFVDDSALNVKAARELGFAKVIHYVETDDDMEKLDETHKANTVIIRDILELEKVCSELF, via the coding sequence ATGTCATTATCACTTCCAGAGTTACAGGATCCTCATTTAGAATCGAATTTCATAGAAGATGTCATATCAGAACAAGAAGTACTGGATAGAAGCTCATCCCAGGTCAATATCCCTCTGGAGTCGTCTTTGCCTAACGTTCATTTGACTTATGGTGTCGGGCCGGTCCCATTAGATGACGGCAAGgtgttcttttttgatattgacaATTGCCTTTACAAACGATCTAGCAAGATTCATGATCTGATGCAGATTTACATACATCGCTACTTCAAGGACACTTTACAGATTAATGATAAAGAAGCATGGGACTTACATCACAAGTACTACCAGCAATATGGACTGAGTATGGAGGGGCTAGTTCGTCACAACAATATTGATGCCATGGAATACAATAGCAAAGTTGATGATTCGCTTCCATTGGAGAAGATTTTGCGACCCAATAGACGTTTACGAGAAATGATTTTACGCTTGAAGAAAAGTGGCAAAGTCGACAGACTTTGGTTGTTTACTAATGCCTACAAGAATCATGCATTACGAGTTATTTATCTATTGGGTTTGGGTGATTTATTTGACGGTCTAACGTATTGTGAATATGATAAGATCCCCATTCTGTGCAAACCAATGAAACCAATATTCGACAAAGCGTTACTAGCGGCCGGTTGCAAGTCTACTAAGAATGCGTATTTTGTTGATGATAGTGCTCTCAATGTCAAGGCTGCCCGAGAGTTAGGGTTTGCAAAAGTGATTCACTACGTTGAAACCGATGATGACATGGAAAAATTAGACGAGACGCATAAGGCAAATACTGTCATCATCAGAGACATCTTagagttggaaaaagtTTGTTCTGAGTTGTTTTAA